CGATCTGGGTGAGGCGGAAAGTGAGTTGATCGCCGGATTTCATACTGAATACTCCGGAATGGGTTTCGGGGTCTTTTTCATGGGCGAGTACGCGAATATTGTCATCGGCTGCGGTCTTACCAGCATCCTGTTTCTTGGCGGCTGGCAATGCCCATTCGGTCTGTGGCCCGGTTGGTGGTGGTTCCTGGCGAAGATTTATTTCCTGATCTTCTGCGTGATGTGGATCCGTTGGACTTACCCGAGAACGACCCTCTGGGGGCTTCTGAACCTGTCTTGGAAGGTTCTTATCCCTCTTGCCCTGATAAACCTGCTGCTTACTGGGGGCTGGCTTAAATTCTGGCCCATGCTGATGGGAGCGCAATGACATGAGCGGATATTTTAAAGATTTGTTTGGCGGCACCAAGAGTCTGGCGGTCGGACTCGGCATCACTTTCCGTTATATGTGCAAGCCGGTGGTGACCCTCCAGTATCCCCATGAAAGCTTGAAAATGACTCCACGCTACCGGGGGCATATTGAACTGGTGGGTGATGAGGAGACCGGTTTGCCCAAATGTGTGGTCTGCGGCATGTGTCAGAAAACCTGCCCTTCAAACTGCATCACCCTCGCCGGGGAAAAAACGGAAGGGGCAAAAACCAAATCATTGACCATGTACACCCTTGACTTCACCAAATGCAGCCTGTGCGGACAGTGTGTTGAAAGCTGTAAGTTCGGAGCCATTGATTTCTCGAAGGATTATAATCTTGCCGGTCCCCGGAAAGAGGCTTTTATATTTGACCTATTAAAAAGACTTGAGGAAAAAAGCTGATGGTCTCTTTGTTTACCGCAGAAGGTCTTACCGGCCTGGTCTTTCTTTTCATTGTTGCCGTGACGGTTGTCGGTGGCATCATTGCCACCAGTTCGGTCAGACTTCCCCGGGCGGTTTCCGGACTGGCCATGTGTCTGATCGGGGTGGCCGGTCTATATTATTTTCTGAACAGCCCTTTTCTGGCGGCAATGGAAATGCTGATCTATGTGGGCGCGGTCTGTGTCACCATCGTTTTTGCGATCATGCTGGCTGATCCCGGCGCCGAGAAGAAGGTCGGGCGCCAGGGTGCGATCAGCACCGTGGTGAGTGTCAGTGTCGGGGGGCTTCTCTTCTGGGGGTTGGCTATTCTCGGGACTACAACCATGTGGCCGGCAGCTGCGGTAAAGGTGAACGAGGGCTCCATCCCCGAGATCGGCAAGTCGCTCTTGACTACATACAGTATGGTGTTTGAGCTGGTTTCGGTTGTTCTGCTGCTGGCGATTATCGGTGCGCTGGTCCTGGCCCGCAAAGGGAGGGAGGTATAATGAACGTGCTTGATCTGGGCAACAGCATGGAAACGTATCTGGTGATTGCGGCCCTTCTTTTCGGGATGGGGATTTACGGTCTGTTAAACCGGAGAACCATGATCGGCATGCTGATTTCAGCCGAACTGATCCTTTCGGGAGCGTCAATTAACTTCATGGCATTCGGTCATTTTCTGGCCCCGGACCCGACCACCGGCCAGATATTCACCCTTTTTATCATGGGTATCGCTGCTGCTGAAGCGGCCATCGCCCTCAGTATTATTATTGCGGTCTATCGAAACTTCAAGTCGATCGATACCGAAGATGTTGTCGAACTGCAAGGCTAAACTGACAGAGGATTCCGGCCCATGGAAATAGTATCCTGCAAACTTCTTTATGCACTCCTGGCACCACTGATCGGTTCTCTGGTGGTGATGAGGTGCGGTAAACATCCTGATCTGAGGGAAGGGGTCTCTTTTGTGGCCTCGGTGATCATGTTCGGTCTGGTTGCCTCGATGATCCCGACCGTCCTGAAAGGCAATCGCCTGATCTTTACGATGTTTGATATTCTTCCTGGCTTGAGTGTTACCCTGCGGGCTGATGCCTTCTCGATGATTTTTGCCATGGTTGCCTCTTTCCTGTGGATCCTGGCGGTGTTCTATTCAATGGGGTATATGCGCGGTCTGCATGAGCATGCCCAGACCAGGTTCAATGCCTGTTTCGCACTGGCTCTCTTCGGGGCGATCGGGGTGGCGTTCTCAGACAATCTCTTTACCATGTATCTTTTTTATGAGATCGTCAGCGTCTGCACCTATCCACTGGTTGCCCACCATCAGGACGGGGAGTCCTACGATGGAGCAAGAAAATATATTGTTTACCTGACCACCACGGCCAAGGGGCTGTTATTGCCGGCCATGATCCTGATCTATGTCCTGACCGGCACTCTCGACTTTGCCGATAACATCAATACCGGCATTTTCCCGGCTGATGCCAACTCGGCCCTGGTGATCATGCTCTATATCTTCTGCCTGCTCGGGTTTGCCAAGTCGGGCGTGATGCCGCTGCACAACTGGTTGCCGGGAGCAATGGTCGCCCCGACACCGGTCAGCGCTCTGCTCCATGCCGTGGCGGTGGTAAAGGTCGGTGTTTTTTCAACCACCCGGGTGATGCTTTATGTTTTCGGAACCAACACCATGGAGGCCCTGAATCTTGGTATCCCGACTGCCTATTTTGTTTCGTTCACGATCTTGATGGCCTCGATCATCGCCTTAAGCAAGGATAACCTGAAGGCAAGGCTCGCTTATTCGACGGTAAGCCAGTTGTCGTACATTATTCTCGGGGTCGCCCTGCTTACCACCAGCGGCATTGAAGGTGGTCTGATCCATATCGCCAATCACGCATTCTCAAAGATCACCCTCTTCTTCTGTGCCGGTGCTATTTATGTTGCGGCTCATAAAAAGAATATCTCTGAAATGGGAGGGCTGGGGAGGACCATGCCGTTCACCTTTGCCGCCTTTGCCATCGCGTCACTCTCGATGATCGGGGCGCCGCCGGTGGCCGGATTTGTTACCAAGTGGAAGCTCCTGATGGGCGCCCTTGAGATGGAAACCCATTACCTCGGGATCATCCTCGTCCTTCTGGCAAGCACCCTGCTGAATGTGGGGTATTTTGCGCCGGTGACCATCAAGGCCTTTTTCGGCAAACGGCCGGAGGGTGAAAAGTATGAGGGGATCAAAGAGGCCCCTCTTGCCATGGTTGTGCCGTTGATGCTTGCGGCTATTATTTCGGTAATCATCGGAATCTATCCGGACTTCATAATGAATTTTGTCAAGGCGGTGACAGGATGATTGTAAAGCTGATCGATTTCCTGCGGGACCGGTTAAAGACCGTAATACGCCTCTCTTATGTCGGCCTCGGTCTGCTGGTAGTCTGGGATATTCTTTTTGTGGATAAACATCACGCCCATACCACCCCTGAGCACTGGCCGTTCTTCTGGTCGGTGTTCGGTTTTGTGGCGTGTGTGCTGATTATCATTCTTTCCAAGTGGTTTGGGCATCTGGGGATCATGACCCGGGAGGATTATTATGACAGGTGATTTCTTCCATCCTTCCCTGGTTCTGATTCTGGGGGCGTTTGTTCTGCCTTTCGTGCAGAAAGGGCCGCTGCGCAAAATATTCCTGGTGGCGATACCCTGTATTGCTTTCGGGTTTACCATGGCGATGGATTCCGGAACCTATGCGACCATGCAGTTCATGGACTGGCAGCTGATCTTCGGTAGGGTTGACGCCTTGAGCAAGGTCTTTGCCTATATCATGACCCTGATGTGTATTATCGGGACAATTTATGGCCTGCATGTTGAGGAGGATGTGCAGCACATTGCCGCCTGGACCTATGTGTCCGGCTCCATCGGGGCTATTTTTGCCGGTGATTATCTGACTCTTTTCCTCTTCTGGGAAGTGATGGCCTTTTCTTCAGTATTTCTGGTCTGGTTCAGACGTGGCCCGAAATCGATGGCTACCGGTTACCGGTATCTGCTTGTTCACACCTTTGGCGGGCTTGTCCTCTTGGCTGGTATTGTCCTTAATTACAAAGCAACAGGCGGAGATATCGCCTTCAACCTCCTTGATGTTGCAAACCCGACACTGCCGACCTATCTGATCATGATCGGGTTTATTTTAAACGCCGCTGTTCCGCCATTGCACGCCTGGCTTCCCGATGCCTACGGTGAAGCAACGGTGACCGGGGCGGTATTCATGTGTGCCTTTACTACCAAAACCGCCGTCTACGCCCTGGCTCGGGGCTGCGCCGGCATGGATATTCTGGTGCCCCTGGGCGTCTTCATGGCACTCTATGGTGTTGTCTACGCGGTACTGGAAAATGATTGCCGGCGCCTTCTTGCCTACCATATTATCAGCCAGGTCGGCTATATGGTGGCCGGCGTCGGGATCGGGACCGCCATGGCGATCAATGGCGCCGTGGCTCATGCCTTTGCTCACATCCTATACAAGGGTCTCCTGTTCATGGGGTGTGGTTCCGTCCTGTACATGACCGGGCAGAGCAAGTTCTCCGAGCTTGGCGGTTTGTACAAAAAAATGCCCAGGGCCTTTATCTTTACACTGATCGGAGGGTTGTCGATCTCTGCTTTCCCTCTATTCAGCGGTTTCGTCAGTAAATCGATGATTGTCTATGCCGGTTTTGAAGAGCATATTTACTGGGCGGCCTTTCTGTTGACGCTCGCTTCTGCGGGAACATTTCTCCATACCGGGTTGAAGGTCCCTTATTTTATCTGGTTCGGCAAGAACAACTGCAGCAAGGAGACCTGGGAGAAGGCCGCTGATCCGCCGGCCAATATGCAGTGGGCGATGGGTATTGCTTCTTTCCTGTGCATCTTTATCGGCTGCTATACTGCATATCTCTACGACATGCTGCCCAACCAGGAGCAGGCCAAACACTATGCCGAGCTGGTCTACGGCAGATACCATGTCTCGGAAAGTTTGCAGATTCTGCTGTTTACCGCCCTTGGCTTTTTTCTCCTGATCAAGAAGCTTGCACCCGAACCGACCATCAGTATTGATCTGGACTGGTTTTACCGGATGGGCGGTCGCGGTTTTCAGTGGCTTGCCAGCAAGCCCATTCAGGCTGTGGACAATGGGGTCAGTGAAGGATACCGGTATCTGGGACTTTTCCCGTTGATGACCATTTCCCGTTTCTGGTCATGGTTTGACTGGCATGCGATCGATGGGGTGGTTGATGGCATCGCAAGGAGTGTGAGATCCGTCGGCAGCGCCGGAAGGAGTCTGCAGAGCGGCTGGTTACAGACCAGTATGCTCTACGCGGCCACACTCATGGCAGTAGTGCTTATCGCGTACGTATTGAACTAAGCTAAAGGCATCCGGAGATTATAGTAATGAATGACTTTCTGATCATAAAGGACGGGGTTGCCCCTTTTCTGAGCATTCTGATCTTCCTGCCGCTGGCCGGAGCTCTTTTGCTGTTCTTAACCGGTAATGAGAATTTTGCCCGATTCCTGGCCCTGATTGTCACTCTGCTCACGGCGGCGGTATCGATGCCGTTGTATTTCGGTTTTGACACCACCACCGCCAAATACCAGTTCGGTGAACATCATGCCTGGATTCCTGCCTTTGACATCAATTACACGCTGGGGGTTGACGGCATCAGCCTTCTCCTGGTCCTGATGACCACCCTCTTGATGCCCCTGTGCGTTCTCGGGTCCTGGAAATATATCCAGAAAAGAGTCCGCGAGTTCATGGTCTGCCTGCTGATCATGGAGGCGTCGATGATCGGGGTTTTTGTGGCTCTTGATTTTGTCCTCTTCTATGTCCTCTGGGAGGCGATGCTGATCCCGATGTATCTCCTGATCGCCATCTGGGGAGGGCCGAGAAAAACCTATGCCTCGATCAAGTTCTTTCTCTATACCCTTGCCGGTTCGGTCATGCTTCTGGTAGCGATTATCGCGCTGTACCTTCATAATAACAGTTTCAGTATTCCGATGATGATGGGGCAGGAATATTCATCCCTGTTCCAGGTTCTGGTTTTTCTCGCTTTTTTCCTGGCGTTTGCCATCAAGGTTCCGATGTTCCCGTTCCACACCTGGTTACCTGCCGCGCATGTTGAAGCACCCACTGCTGGGAGTGTGATCCTGGCCAGTGTCCTGCTGAAAATGGGCACATACGGTTTCCTGAGGTTCTGTCTGCCGATTACTCCTGAGGCAACCCTTTTTTTTGTGCCCTACATCCTCTGGCTGTCGGTGGCCGGGATTCTCTATGGCGGATTTACGGCTCTGGCCCAGAGCGACATGAAGAAGCTGATCGCGTACTCAAGTGTCGGCCACATGGGTTTTGTGACTCTGGGGATATTCGTGCTGAATAAGAATGGTATTGAAGGCGCGATTCTGCAGATGATTAATCATGGTGTGACCACCGGAGCGCTGTTTCTCTGTGTGGGAATGATCTACGAGAGGACACACAGCAGGGAACTTGCCGACGCCACGGGGATCGGGAAACTGATGCCATGGTATGTCACCTTTCTCGGTTTCTTTTCGTTATCATCACTGGCGTTTCCAGGGACCAATTCGTTTGTTGGAGAGTTTCTCATACTTGTCGGCGGCTTTACCAAGTACAAGATCATTGCCGGCTGCGCGATCCCCGGGGCGGTTCTTGCGGCAGCCTACATGCTGAGAATGTTGCAGAAGGTGGTCTGGGGTGGAACGAATAATCCCGCGCACTCGGGTCTCGGTGATCTCAACATGCGGGAGATCGCTACCTTGGCGCCGCTGCTGTTGTTTGTATTCTGGATTGGCCTTTCTCCAGAGCCTTTCATGGAGATCATGCATACCAGTGTGGCCAATCTGTTGGATCAGGTGAATAGTGCCGGAGGGGCAGGCATTTCCATGGCGACGCTGATCCCTTGATAATAAAGCGTTATTGGCAGATAAAGTTTTAAGACTTCCCTTCAATGGCCGGTGGTTACGAGGCAGATTGGAGAATAATCCTGCAAGGTGAAAAATGAAACTGTTCGCTCCTGAATTATGGGTTCTTACCGGATGCCTGATCCTGTTCGGGGTTTCACTGTTCAAGGTCAGCAGCAGGACGGTGAAATTATGGGTCGGTTTTATTGCGCTCATAAATATTGTCGTGACCTCTCTCACCCTTTTTCAGGAGGGGCCTCTGTTTTTCAATGCATATCAGATTGATCTTTTCTCTCAGCTCTTCAAGCTGCTGGTTGCTGTGGGGCTGGGGGTTGTGGTGTTGCTGGGCAATGAATTCCCGGGAATAGAAAAAGAAGTCAAGGCAGAGTATTATCTGTTTATGCTTCTCAGTTCTCTCGGGTTGATGATGGTAGTCAGTTGCGTTGAGCTCCTTTCTCTATTCATTGCCCTTGAGCTTTCATCCTTTGCCCTGTATCTGATGGTGCCGATGCGTGACGACCGGTCAGGAGTCAGAAGTCAGATGGAGTCTGCCGCCAAGTACATTCTTTTCGGGGTGATGGCGACGGGGATCATGCTTTTCGGGATGAGTTATCTTTTTGGTCTTACCGGGACCACCTATCTTGGTGAGCTGCTGCCAAGGCTTCACAGTATTGCAGACCAGCCGGCGGCCGTTGTCGGGATCACCATGGTTCTGGCCGGTTTCTTTTTCAAACTCGGCCTTTTCCCGTTCCACTTCTGGCTTCCGGATGTCTACCAGGGAGCAACTAATGAGACCACCGCTTTCATTGCCTCAGTGCCAAAACTGGCTGCTGTTGCCCTTCTGATAAGGGTTTCCGCTCTTTACCTTCCCGAAGGCCAGACGGCGAGCCTTCTCTTGGGTGGCCTCGCTGTATTTTCGATGTTTTACGGCAATCTTCTTGCGCTGGTCCAGAAAGACATCAAGAGAATGCTTGGCTTTTCCGGTATCGCCCATGCCGGCTATGTGATGCTTGGTATCCTGGTGTTGGGTGAGACGGGATATGCGACTTCAGTATTTTACATTGTTGCCTATCTGGTGATGAACCTGGCCTGTTTCCTGGTGATCTGTAACGTCGCCGGCAAAGGTGAGAATCTGCAGATTGATGATCTGACAGGTCTTTACCAGAGAGCGCCACTGCTGGCCCTTATTCTTGGTATTTCCATGTTTGCTCTGGCCGGAATCCCCCCATTTGCAGGATTCATGGGTAAATTCATGTTGCTGACCGGGGCCTTGAAACAAGGGTATCTTGCCGTGGTCATCATGGCGGCGATCAATACCGCGATTTCGATCTACTACTATCTCTCAGTGGTAAGAGTCGCCTATTGTTCCGCTGCAGACGAGGTGACTCCCGTGCCGGTGAGTCCGCTGATCAAGATGGCGGGGGTGATGCTGGTCCTGATCATTCTGGTGATGGGAATAGTCCCTTCTACTTTTCTTAACATGGCGACCCAGGCAATCCGGACAATCCTCTAGACGCCCGTTGTTCCAAGTATGTCGTGAAATCGGCGAAGATATCTTTAGAGTTCCGCTGTTTTCCCCTCTTGACATCGCTTCATAATAAATTATATTGTCGTCCTTGATGCGGGCATAGCTCAGTTGGTAGAGTACAAGCTTCCCAAGCTTGGAGTCGCGGGTTCGAACCCCGTTGCCCGCTCCAGCAGAAGTTCCGTGTGTCTTGTCCCGCAAGGTGGCGATTGCGCTGCCCAGCCTGCCATTCGTAGCCGGCCGGGGTTTGTTTTTATTGAAAATCTTTTTCTTTCTAAGGAAAAGTGGGCCGGGAGCCCGCTTTTTTTTTTATATGAACGACCAGGGACTAATCTATAAGGATCACGTTGAACAGCAGATCGCCGAACTGGCAGAACCTGTTCTGATTGATATGGGATATGAACTGGTTGAAGTCCAGTTCAGAAGAGAAGCCCATGGCCACGTCCTGCGACTCATTATCTGCCATGAGAACGGGATCGGCGTTGATGACTGTGCCAGGGTAAGCCGGGAAGTAAGCATTCTCCTTGATGTCGAGGATCTGCTGAAGCAGGCCTATACCCTGGAAGTATCCTCACCGGGGCTGGACCGACCTCTTACCACCGGACGTGATTTTACGAGAAACCTGGGGAAAAAAGTAAAACTGCTCATGCACGATGATTCGGATGAACTGGTTGGAACCATCCGGAAGGTCCAGGGCGAGACTGTTGTGATAGAGAGCAACGGCAGGGAGCAAGAGGTCGCTCTTACGGCAATCAGGAAGGCCAGGCTGGTGATTGAGTTCTAGTCACCATGTTGGAGCATGATTGGGATTGGTTGCGTTTTAATATTGGCGGGTTGATCAACCCTTGAGATGTATAATATAGTCCGGTTATGCCGGATGCATTTGCAAGTGATATGGCAACGTTTATGAAGAACGAATGCTTTTTTGGAGATAAGACATGTTTTCAGAACTGAGCAGAATAGTTGATCAGATCAGCAGAGACAAGGGAATTGACCGTAACCTGCTGATAGAAAGTCTTGAAGATGCCGTTATGCAGGCGGCCCGGAAGAAATTCGGACAGCGCCGTGATATGGAGGTGCGATTTAATGAAGAGCTTGGTGAAATAGAGCTTTTTCAGTTCCGTACCGTGGTCGAAAAGGTTGAGGATGACCAGACCGAAATATCCATGGAGGACGCTCTGGCTCTTGATCCCGAGGTTGAACTTGGAGATGATATCGGCTCGAAGATGGATAATGTTTCCGAACTTGGCAGGATTGCAGCCCAGTCAGCCAAGCAGGTGATTATCCAGCGTATGAAAGATGCTGAAACCAATGTGATCTATGACATGTATAAAGAACGGCAGGGTGAGATCATCAACGGTATCGTGCAGAGATTTGAGCGCGGGAACACCGTTGTCAATCTTGGCCGAACGGATGCGATCCTTCCTGCAAGTCAGCAGATGCCCAGAAGGTCCTATCGGCAGGGGGACCGGATCCGTGCGTATCTTCTTGAGGTCAAGAAGGATGCCCGTGATTCGCCTCTGGTCCTGAGCCGTACCGATGACCGGTTTCTGGCGCAGCTTTTTACGGAAGAGGTCCCGGAGATTGCCGAAGGCGTTGTAACAATCATGGGTGTCTGCCGGGAACCGGGGTCCCGGGCCAAAATTGCGGTGTCGTCTTCAGAGATGGATGTTGATCCGGTCGGTGCCTGTGTCGGCATGAAGGGGTCCAGGGTTCAAAACGTTGTCCAGGAACTTCAAGGCGAGAAGATTGATATTGTGCCGTGGAGTCCGGACCCGGCCAGGTTTGTGTCAAACGCTCTGGCGCCTGCCCAGATCTCCATGGTAGTGGTTGATGAGGAGAAAAAGACCCTTCTGGTCATAGCCCCTGAAGATCAGCTTTCCCTTGCCATCGGCAGGCAGGGACAGAACGTCAGGCTGGCGTCTAAACTCCTGGGCTGGAACATAGATGTGAAGGGCGAGCAGAAATACGCCAAGTCAATGGAACAGGGGTACAGGTCGCTGTTGAAGGTGGAAGGCGTAGACGACAAACTTGCCGAACGACTGTATGATTCCGGGATCACATCTGCAAAGGAACTGGCGGCTGCCACCGTTGAAGATCTTACCGAATTTGAAAATATTGATGATGACAAGGCTCTGAGGCTGATTGTGAATGCTGCCAAGGTGCCACTCCCTGCAGAACCTGGACCGACCGATCCTGACGATGGGCGCGGACCGGATAATAGTGACAAAGAATCGGTGAAATCTGAAAAACAGGATGCAGACGCAAACGGAGAGTGACCAGGGGGGGGCGACCCCGATCCGGACCTGTTTCGGCTGCAGGATCAGAAAGAATCCTGCCGATCTGTTAAGATTTACTGTTGCAGGAAGCAGTGGGGTGTTGCAGCTCGATGGGGTGAAAAAATCGGCAGGAAGGGGCGTTTATTGTTGTAACGACACTGGGTGTCTGGGGAGATTGGTCAGGAACAGGAAGGGGTTGAAGAGGGCTCTGCGGGTAACGGAGCTCGATATGGTTGAGATTGAGAACCTGTTTTGAGATTTCCCTTTGCTGAGTGTAGCGGGGGCTGTTTCCGGCCACGGATTAAAAAGATTGGCCAGTGAGCCATTCCCGACACTGAATAGATTGCAGCGGTTTTGAACGGATTATTTCATGAGGATCAGCAGCACTGTCAGGCAGGTATATTGCCGACTGAGGGTGCAAATGGCATTTGATCAGGAGTTTTAAGAATGGCGAAGGTCAGAGTATACACATTGGCGAAAGAAGCAGGGATTGAAAACAAGGAGATGGTGGATAAGCTCATTGGGATGGGTTTTGACGTGAAATCTCACAGTTCCGCCCTGGATGATGCTGTGGCCGATGAAGCACGTCAGCAACTCGGTCTTATCGAGACCAAGACTGAGCGGAAGAGAATCCAGTCGGAAGGGAAAACGACCATCATCCGCCGGCGAACCAAAATGGTAGTGGCCGAGGAACCGCCGGCAGAAACTCCGGAAGCCGCGTCGAGCGCCGCAGAGCCGGTTGAAGAATCACCTGGAAAAGAGAGTGCTCCTGAGCAGGCCGAACCGGAAGTGGTTGTGGTTGAAAAGGACATTGAAGAGACGCAGGAGCCCGTTCAATCCGAGGCTGCTGCGGTAGCGGTTACCGAAGGTGAGCCGCCGCCTATTCCTCCTGCGAAACCTGCGGATGAGGCTCTTTCTGAAGGCGATCAGATTGTCGGTGAGCCAATAACTGAAGATAAGAACGAAAGGGAAACGCCGGTTGTTGAGGAGCCTGCCAAGGTGGTGTCGAATAAGCGCACAGGATTGGCCAAGGTTATCAAAAGGTCAGCCATTATCCTTCCTGAAGAAGAGGCACGACCCCAGCGGCCCAAAAAATCAGAGAAGAAAGGGAAGGCGGTAGCCAAGCCTAAAAACGAAGAGATCAGGACTCCGGAGATTCTGGATGATGATGCTGCCGATAAAGGGAAGAAGGGGAAGAGGTATGTGAAGTTCAGTCCTGACCCCACGGCCCGGGAGCGCCAGAAGAAAGGAGGAGGCGGGAAACGAAAAGGACGCGTTGATGTCGACATGGAAGATGTCGATGCTTTTGGCGGCCGTTTGTCCGGAGGGCTCAGAGTGGGCAGAGTCCGCCGGGGAGGAGGCAAGAAATCCAAGCAACATGATTCCGGATCCGAGGTCGCCGAAACCAAGGCAATTAAAAAGCGGATTAAGGTTTTTGAGACCATCACCGTGAGCGATTTTGCGCATCGGATGGGGGTCAAGGGACACGAGATTATCGCAAACCTTATGGGGTTGGGAGTTATGGCAACCTTGAACCAGGCCCTTGATGTGGAAACGGCAACTCTGGTGGCCAATGATTTCGGGTACGAAGTTGAACAGGGGATCACCGAAGAGCAGGCTGTTATCAACCTCGAAGAAACCTACAGCGGTGGGGAAGAAGTTCCAAGACCGCCGGTGGTGACGGTGATGGGGCATGTTGACCATGGCAAGACGTCCATTCTTGATGCCATCCGGAAAACTGATGTGGCAGCGGGAGAGGCCGGGGGCATCACCCAGCATATAGGAGCGCATTATGTGCGGTCGAATCACGGTGACGTGGTCTTTCTTGACACCCCGGGTCATGCGGCGTTCACCGAGATGAGGTCACGCGGCGCCAAAGTCACGGATGTGGTTGTGCTGGTGGTGGCTGCCGACGATGGCGTGATGGACCAGACCCGTGAGGCGATAAGTCATGCCCGGGCAGCCGATGTGCCGATCGTGGTCGCAGTAAACAAAATTGACAAGCCGGATGCGAATGTTGACCGGGTTAAAGGGGAGCTTGCAGAGTATGATCTTTCTCCCGAAGAATGGGGCGGACAGACCATATACTGTGAGACTTCAGCCAAGCAGAATATCGGGATTGAAGAACTTCTGGAGCAGATTCTGCTCCAGGCCGAGATTCTGGAACTGAAAGCCGATCCCGCCAGAAAGGCGAAAGGTTGGGTTGTCGAAGCCCAACTCCACAAGGGAAGGGGCCCGGTTGCGACCATTCTGGTCCAGCACGGCACCCTGAGAGTCGGTGATTCGTTTGTGGTTGGCGAACATTTCGGACGTGTCCGGTCAATGCATAATGACAAGGGATCCATTGTTGAAGAAGCCGGGCCTTCAATGCCTGTTGAAGTGCATGGTCTCAGCGGGGTCCCCAGGGCCGGGGACGAGTTTGTGGTGGTTCCGGACGAAAAGATGGCCAAGACTATTGCCAACCAGCGGCAGATGAAATTACGGGAAACGGAGCTTGCTTCCACCACCAAGATTTCACTGGAAAATCTTTTCGAACATCTCCAGGAAGGAGAAATGAAGGAACTGCGGGTTGTGTTGCGGGCCGACGTTCAGGGAACCCTGGAGGCCTTCAGCTCGGCGATCGAAAAACTCGGGACCGATCAGGTCAAGGTCAAAGTGCTGCATCAGGGTACCGGCGCGATCATTGAATCCGACATTCTCCTTGCTTCGGCCTCGGACGCATTGATCTTCGGATTTAACGTCAGGCCCGGAGTCAAGGCCAAGGAGCTTGCCGCC
This genomic interval from Pseudomonadota bacterium contains the following:
- a CDS encoding NADH-quinone oxidoreductase subunit I, which codes for MSGYFKDLFGGTKSLAVGLGITFRYMCKPVVTLQYPHESLKMTPRYRGHIELVGDEETGLPKCVVCGMCQKTCPSNCITLAGEKTEGAKTKSLTMYTLDFTKCSLCGQCVESCKFGAIDFSKDYNLAGPRKEAFIFDLLKRLEEKS
- a CDS encoding NADH-quinone oxidoreductase subunit J; protein product: MVSLFTAEGLTGLVFLFIVAVTVVGGIIATSSVRLPRAVSGLAMCLIGVAGLYYFLNSPFLAAMEMLIYVGAVCVTIVFAIMLADPGAEKKVGRQGAISTVVSVSVGGLLFWGLAILGTTTMWPAAAVKVNEGSIPEIGKSLLTTYSMVFELVSVVLLLAIIGALVLARKGREV
- the nuoK gene encoding NADH-quinone oxidoreductase subunit NuoK; its protein translation is MNVLDLGNSMETYLVIAALLFGMGIYGLLNRRTMIGMLISAELILSGASINFMAFGHFLAPDPTTGQIFTLFIMGIAAAEAAIALSIIIAVYRNFKSIDTEDVVELQG
- a CDS encoding monovalent cation/H+ antiporter subunit D family protein, encoding MEIVSCKLLYALLAPLIGSLVVMRCGKHPDLREGVSFVASVIMFGLVASMIPTVLKGNRLIFTMFDILPGLSVTLRADAFSMIFAMVASFLWILAVFYSMGYMRGLHEHAQTRFNACFALALFGAIGVAFSDNLFTMYLFYEIVSVCTYPLVAHHQDGESYDGARKYIVYLTTTAKGLLLPAMILIYVLTGTLDFADNINTGIFPADANSALVIMLYIFCLLGFAKSGVMPLHNWLPGAMVAPTPVSALLHAVAVVKVGVFSTTRVMLYVFGTNTMEALNLGIPTAYFVSFTILMASIIALSKDNLKARLAYSTVSQLSYIILGVALLTTSGIEGGLIHIANHAFSKITLFFCAGAIYVAAHKKNISEMGGLGRTMPFTFAAFAIASLSMIGAPPVAGFVTKWKLLMGALEMETHYLGIILVLLASTLLNVGYFAPVTIKAFFGKRPEGEKYEGIKEAPLAMVVPLMLAAIISVIIGIYPDFIMNFVKAVTG
- a CDS encoding Na(+)/H(+) antiporter subunit D, producing MTGDFFHPSLVLILGAFVLPFVQKGPLRKIFLVAIPCIAFGFTMAMDSGTYATMQFMDWQLIFGRVDALSKVFAYIMTLMCIIGTIYGLHVEEDVQHIAAWTYVSGSIGAIFAGDYLTLFLFWEVMAFSSVFLVWFRRGPKSMATGYRYLLVHTFGGLVLLAGIVLNYKATGGDIAFNLLDVANPTLPTYLIMIGFILNAAVPPLHAWLPDAYGEATVTGAVFMCAFTTKTAVYALARGCAGMDILVPLGVFMALYGVVYAVLENDCRRLLAYHIISQVGYMVAGVGIGTAMAINGAVAHAFAHILYKGLLFMGCGSVLYMTGQSKFSELGGLYKKMPRAFIFTLIGGLSISAFPLFSGFVSKSMIVYAGFEEHIYWAAFLLTLASAGTFLHTGLKVPYFIWFGKNNCSKETWEKAADPPANMQWAMGIASFLCIFIGCYTAYLYDMLPNQEQAKHYAELVYGRYHVSESLQILLFTALGFFLLIKKLAPEPTISIDLDWFYRMGGRGFQWLASKPIQAVDNGVSEGYRYLGLFPLMTISRFWSWFDWHAIDGVVDGIARSVRSVGSAGRSLQSGWLQTSMLYAATLMAVVLIAYVLN
- a CDS encoding NADH-quinone oxidoreductase subunit M, which gives rise to MNDFLIIKDGVAPFLSILIFLPLAGALLLFLTGNENFARFLALIVTLLTAAVSMPLYFGFDTTTAKYQFGEHHAWIPAFDINYTLGVDGISLLLVLMTTLLMPLCVLGSWKYIQKRVREFMVCLLIMEASMIGVFVALDFVLFYVLWEAMLIPMYLLIAIWGGPRKTYASIKFFLYTLAGSVMLLVAIIALYLHNNSFSIPMMMGQEYSSLFQVLVFLAFFLAFAIKVPMFPFHTWLPAAHVEAPTAGSVILASVLLKMGTYGFLRFCLPITPEATLFFVPYILWLSVAGILYGGFTALAQSDMKKLIAYSSVGHMGFVTLGIFVLNKNGIEGAILQMINHGVTTGALFLCVGMIYERTHSRELADATGIGKLMPWYVTFLGFFSLSSLAFPGTNSFVGEFLILVGGFTKYKIIAGCAIPGAVLAAAYMLRMLQKVVWGGTNNPAHSGLGDLNMREIATLAPLLLFVFWIGLSPEPFMEIMHTSVANLLDQVNSAGGAGISMATLIP